One Jeotgalicoccus saudimassiliensis DNA window includes the following coding sequences:
- a CDS encoding GOLPH3/VPS74 family protein, translating to MFTIAEALILLGTDDDKGTAVSSASSSLNYGLVGSILSELTMMGRIELKEGKVVIADDTLTEVSYFNTVIDEIKEDHKERTVEHWINHFAGKTKAINDPVYLSLVDKGILKEEDKTYFFFFNTNVYPTVDERPEQEIRKHVNDVVFNNAEPDPEIAMLLSLIKTCDLTAEVFGKERKKAAEKKLIELIENNEYGKAVSKTVEDMEAAILMATTTVITTTVIMNNN from the coding sequence ATGTTTACAATAGCAGAAGCACTTATATTACTCGGTACGGATGACGACAAAGGCACGGCAGTCTCCTCGGCATCATCATCGCTGAATTACGGGCTGGTCGGTTCGATATTATCCGAGCTCACAATGATGGGGCGCATCGAATTAAAAGAAGGCAAAGTTGTCATTGCCGATGATACATTAACCGAAGTTTCATACTTCAATACTGTAATTGATGAAATTAAAGAAGATCATAAAGAACGGACAGTCGAGCATTGGATTAATCACTTTGCAGGCAAGACGAAAGCGATTAATGATCCGGTGTATTTATCACTCGTGGATAAAGGGATTTTAAAAGAAGAAGATAAGACATACTTTTTCTTTTTCAATACGAATGTCTATCCGACAGTTGATGAACGTCCGGAACAGGAAATCCGCAAACACGTTAATGATGTGGTATTTAATAACGCTGAACCGGATCCTGAGATTGCGATGCTGCTCAGCTTAATAAAAACGTGTGATTTAACAGCCGAAGTATTCGGCAAAGAACGGAAAAAAGCAGCTGAGAAAAAACTGATTGAACTGATTGAGAACAATGAATACGGCAAAGCTGTCAGTAAAACTGTGGAAGACATGGAAGCGGCCATCCTGATGGCAACGACAACAGTAATTACAACGACAGTCATCATGAATAATAATTAA
- a CDS encoding GNAT family N-acetyltransferase has translation MEIRKYESTDEKGWVRCRVLSFLDTAYYDDVHREKERFENPSIELVAIEEDQVVGLIDIEYDTEDDKVCSEEGAGGMIWHLAVHPDFQGQGIGKALMENAVEEAIKLDLEFLEAWTRDAGNSAEWFEKNAYRKVDEYYHLYLSDEDMAHNVEPDDKALHPLYMFAEYTGSDIEQFDAIERKYKCMCYIRNL, from the coding sequence ATGGAAATTAGAAAGTATGAATCAACTGATGAAAAAGGATGGGTCAGATGCCGCGTATTATCCTTCCTGGATACTGCGTATTATGACGATGTTCACAGAGAGAAAGAAAGATTCGAGAATCCGAGTATTGAACTCGTTGCGATAGAAGAAGACCAGGTTGTCGGTCTGATCGATATCGAATACGATACAGAAGACGATAAAGTATGTTCCGAAGAAGGTGCGGGCGGGATGATATGGCATTTAGCGGTACATCCTGACTTTCAGGGACAGGGTATCGGTAAAGCATTGATGGAAAATGCTGTTGAAGAAGCAATTAAGCTGGACCTTGAGTTCCTCGAAGCATGGACACGTGACGCGGGCAATTCAGCTGAATGGTTTGAAAAGAATGCATACAGAAAAGTTGATGAATATTATCATCTTTACTTATCTGATGAAGATATGGCGCACAATGTGGAACCGGACGACAAAGCACTTCACCCGCTGTATATGTTCGCAGAGTATACAGGCAGTGACATCGAGCAGTTCGATGCGATTGAAAGAAAGTACAAGTGCATGTGCTACATTAGAAATCTGTAA